The sequence TTTGGTATCTTTCAAGACAACATTGGCTACAACACCGTTGCCTAACAAAACTAGAAGCATCGTCCCGATCACTTCTGCGATAAATGGAGTCATATGTGTATTTTTAAGGTCAGAAATTAATCTTCAATCCAACTTTGAGCACGGGATACCGCTTTGTTCCAGAAATGAACCATAGTATCTACTTTTTCCTTTTCCAATTGAGGATGGAAATCTTTATCTACAATCCATTGAGCCTGTATCTCATCAATATTTTTCCAGTATCCTACAGCAAGACCTGCTAAATAAGCCGCACCTAATGCTGTTGTCTCTAATGTTTTTGGTCTTGTAATTTTAAATCCGAAAAGGTCAGATTGTATTTGCATCAATAGGTTACTTGCCGAAGCACCACCATCTACTCTCAGTTCAAGACTTGCTCTTCCGGAATCTGCTTCCATAGATTTTACAATATCAAACACCTGGAATGCGATTCCTTCCAATGTAGCTCTTGCAATATGTCCGTCAGTGGTACCACGGGTAATTCCTACAATAGTCCCACGTGCATATTGATCCCAATGAGGAGCTCCCAACCCTGTAAGGGCAGGAACAAAGTAAACACCACCATTGTCTTCAACAGAGGCTGCCAGATCATTCACTTGATCAGAAGAATGAATCAGTTTAAGACCGTCTCTTAGCCATTGAATAGCTGCACCACCTACAAATACGCTTCCTTCCAATGCATAGTTCACCTCTCCATTGATTTTCCAGGCAACGGTCGTTAAAAGATTATTTTTTGATGAAACAGCTTCTTTTCCTGTGTTCATTAATAAGAAACATCCTGTTCCGTAAGTGTTTTTTACCATTCCCGGATTGATACACATTTGGCCAAATAGAGCCGCCTGCTGATCTCCCGCAATTCCCGCAATAGGAATTTTGGTAGAGAATAGAGTAGTGGCTGT is a genomic window of Chryseobacterium nakagawai containing:
- the glpK gene encoding glycerol kinase GlpK; the encoded protein is MNEKLILALDQGTTSSRAILFNHSGEIKYVSQKDFRQIFPTPGWVEHDPNEIWSSQISVAAEIIAKAGISGLEVAAIGITNQRETTIVWDKETGEPIYNAIVWQDRRTSKYCDELKEQGHAETIKEKTGLVLDAYFSATKLKWILDNVDGAREKAEAGKLCFGTVDTWLVWKLTRGKMFITDVSNASRTMLLNIHTLEWDNDLLELFNIPKAILPEVKQSSEIYGETATTLFSTKIPIAGIAGDQQAALFGQMCINPGMVKNTYGTGCFLLMNTGKEAVSSKNNLLTTVAWKINGEVNYALEGSVFVGGAAIQWLRDGLKLIHSSDQVNDLAASVEDNGGVYFVPALTGLGAPHWDQYARGTIVGITRGTTDGHIARATLEGIAFQVFDIVKSMEADSGRASLELRVDGGASASNLLMQIQSDLFGFKITRPKTLETTALGAAYLAGLAVGYWKNIDEIQAQWIVDKDFHPQLEKEKVDTMVHFWNKAVSRAQSWIED